A genome region from Megalobrama amblycephala isolate DHTTF-2021 linkage group LG16, ASM1881202v1, whole genome shotgun sequence includes the following:
- the LOC125249120 gene encoding uncharacterized protein LOC125249120, with the protein MLIWALPCLNYLQDSIKTWIKFFKITREFAVFTVILHSVILKYGLRRHAHDANIALCIMSGIFFGFVVLLCLILSGVDFIRLTCQKMSGGVFPCNQTQGLFPLYSFLLSFCQLFHLMFSLELPSPAFLTVAFVTQVLLIYIPFIPLVEAKLNSLCQRWIMLLWITTLLHIILQIYFHLDILQKEKEYVEWTCVVSFLEVLRMMVVFENSVPGQTQTQRHQTNQQESNALHLCNEIMYMFGAVGLVLLSSVTLTAELILKARNDERVLKDLRFIVFPSEGVFALYWLVLQMNAYWKIVTTENLDAQRCSHQKDQLMNSPETEMENLSAQ; encoded by the exons ATGTTGATTTGGGCTTTGCCCTGTTTAAACTATCTTCAAG ACAGCATTAAAACATGGATCAAGTTTTTCAAAATAACAAGAGAATTTGCTGTCTTTACAGTCATTCTTCATTCAG ttattttaaaatatggcTTGAGAAGGCATGCACATGATGCAAACATCGCTCTTTGCATTATGTCTGGAATATTCTTTGGCTTTGTTGTGCTGTTGTGTCTCATCCTAAGTGGAG TTGACTTTATAAGGCTAACCTGTCAAAAGATGTCAGGAGGTGTTTTCCCATGCAACCAAACTCAAG gTCTTTTCCCCCTGTATAgttttcttttgtctttttgtcaaTTGTTCCATTTGATGTTCTCATTAGAACTTCCCTCTCCAG catttTTAACCGTGGCATTTGTTACACAAGTACTGCTCATCTATATACCATTTATACCTCTTGTGGAAGCAAAACTGAATT CTCTCTGTCAAAGATGGATAATGTTATTGTGGATCACAACACTCCTGCATATCATCCTCCAGATTTACTTTCATCTAGACATATTGCAAAAAGAGAAAG AGTATGTGGAATGGACCTGCGTCGTTTCTTTTCTTGAAGTTCTCAGGATGATGGTGGTTTTTGAAAACAGCGTGCCAG GTCAGACTCAGACACAACGACATCAGACGAATCAACAGGAATCAAATGCAT TGCATCTCTGTAATGAAATCATGTACATGTTTGGAGCAGTTGGTCTTGTTTTGTTGAGCTCTGTTACACTGACTGCAGAACTGATCCTGAAAGCAC GAAACGACGAGCGAGTTTTGAAGGATCTTAGATTCATTGTCTTCCCTTCCGAAGGTGTTTTTGCCTTGTATTGGCTCGTGTTACAAATGAATGCTTACT GGAAGATTGTTACAACTGA AAACCTCGACGCACAAAGGTGCTCGCATCAAAAAGATCAACTCATG AACTCACCAGAGACTGAGATGGAGAATCTGTCCGCAcagtaa